ATGCGCTGCAGGATCGGGGCCATCTTGTAGTTGACGGTCCCGGCCACGAGCAGCATGTCCGCCTGCCGCGGGGAGAACCGGATCACCTCGGCCCCGAAGCGGGAGACGTCGTAATGGGTACCGAACGCCCCCATCACCTCGATCCCGCAGCACGCGGTGGCGAAGGTGAACGGCCAGATCGAGAATCTCCGCCCCCAGGCGAGGATCGCCTCGAACCGGGTGGTCAGAAAACCAGGGGCGCTGTCCTTCGCGTGGT
This Candidatus Deferrimicrobiaceae bacterium DNA region includes the following protein-coding sequences:
- the nuoB gene encoding NADH-quinone oxidoreductase subunit NuoB, with protein sequence MAVNHAKDSAPGFLTTRFEAILAWGRRFSIWPFTFATACCGIEVMGAFGTHYDVSRFGAEVIRFSPRQADMLLVAGTVNYKMAPILQRIYDQMLEPKWVVAMGACASSGGFYNNYSVVQGIDKFMPVDIYIPGCPPIPEQIIDSIVLIQKMIDTGAPRARERWPIKI